TCGAATTGATGATCTTCAGCGCATCGGCCCTGCCCGGATCAAGGATCAGGATGCAGGCCGAGCTGCCGGACCCTCGGGCGGCTTTCGCGATGACTGAGATCGGAACCGTCCGGAAGCCGAACATATGCATGATGGCGGTTTCGTAGTCCTCATTGACGGCCACCGCTACCGTATCCCGCTCGACCGTGACCTGATGGTTCCAGCTCGGGGGCTCTTTCAGATCTTGCGTGTCGTTGCTGCCAAGATGGGCGCCGAGAAAACCCACGGCGATCTTCTGCTCCGAACCGACACCTGCTGCAGCTCCCGCCAGTGCCGCAGCATCGGCCGCGCTTTGCATAGCGGCCTTTCGGTTGACCGCGGCTGCGAAATCGATCGCAACGCCAAGAGCGGCAATGAGGGGGATCGCGACAAGCGCTGCCAAGAGGCCGAAGTTCCCGGACCGGCATTTCAGCAGGGCCGAGGCGCAATGCCTGATCAGTGGCAGGGTCAGTATGTTCATGGCAGTTTCTTTGCAACCAGATGGAGAGTAGTCGCCTCTTCGTGCAGGGAGCCTTGCCAATCCTTTAATTTCGGGCCCATTTAACGGTATGCACTCTTTCAGACGCTCTTCAGAGCTCTGACACAGGCGCGAAACGAGGTTATTTGAAGATATTTTGCGCTAAACGCGCGTCACTTCGGCACAACCGGCCAGCTGCCACGCTCGCCGGTTGGAAGCGATTTTGGCGTGCCCGAGACGCGGATTCTGGGTCTTCTTCACTCAGAGGTTGCTGGACTGCTGAGGCAGTGCGGCGACTAACCCCTTTTGCTCATTGCCTAATCCTTGACTGCACCGTGCGCTGTGCGACGCTTTCGACTTCATGGTTGTACTGCGTAAGGGGCGGACGATGAAATTCACAAAGGCAAAGAGGAAACATCCCGGTAAGGCATTCAAAATAGGCGGGGCCGATAGAAGCGCATATGACGGCTTCGTCGGGACGGCGCGCGCAGCACCCGGCTTTTCCTATCGGGGACGATGGACCAGCGAAGGGTGCCCCGGCACCTTCGAAACATGGCTCGTAAACAAGGGCATATTGCCCAAACAATAGGGCCTTTCATTCTACTCAATCACGATCCTGCCGGCGTCAAGGGTGGCGCCGGCCGCGCGCGTCAAGGCGCTCCGCCTAATAAAGCGATTTCGATTCCGCTTGGGCGTTCGAACGCGTTGGCATGCACGAAAGAACCGGCTTGTCGCGACCGGAGGGGCGGCCGAGAATGCGTCGACGGCTGGCTGACGTCGAGACGTCGGCATCCCTGGCGGTACTGAGAGCAGGTTTCCGTTGGCCCATGCTGCAGACGGTCTCTGAACTGCGTTCTCGGGTCAGGCCTTCCCGCTCTCAATCGCACGTGCCCATCCCGCGGCTCGCTCGGCCGAGGCCGCCAGA
This is a stretch of genomic DNA from Ensifer adhaerens. It encodes these proteins:
- a CDS encoding pilus assembly protein TadG-related protein; the protein is MNILTLPLIRHCASALLKCRSGNFGLLAALVAIPLIAALGVAIDFAAAVNRKAAMQSAADAAALAGAAAGVGSEQKIAVGFLGAHLGSNDTQDLKEPPSWNHQVTVERDTVAVAVNEDYETAIMHMFGFRTVPISVIAKAARGSGSSACILILDPGRADALKIINSNSVTSECGFQVNSSHSQRAFYAENQGKFASRSFPAA